In the genome of Hyalangium minutum, the window ACCTGGAGGTTGGCATCCGCGATCACTTCACCCTCCCAGAGGAGGATGTCCAGGTCGATGGGCCGAGGCCCCCAGCGCGATCCATCGCGGCGGCGGCCCAGATCCTGCTCGATGCGCTGGAGGATGGTGAGCAGCCGCTGCGGAGGCAGCCCACAGTCCAGCGCCACCACGGCGTTGAGGAAGCGCGGCTGCGGCGGGCCCACCGGAGCGCTGTCGAAGAGCGGAGAGCACTGCAGCACCACGACGGCGTCGATCCGGGAGAGGGCCTCGAGGGCCGCCACGAGGTAGCCCTCGCGGTCTCCTTCATTGGAACCCAGCCCGACGTAGACGGTGGCAGT includes:
- the folK gene encoding 2-amino-4-hydroxy-6-hydroxymethyldihydropteridine diphosphokinase, with the protein product MSTATVYVGLGSNEGDREGYLVAALEALSRIDAVVVLQCSPLFDSAPVGPPQPRFLNAVVALDCGLPPQRLLTILQRIEQDLGRRRDGSRWGPRPIDLDILLWEGEVIADANLQVPHLELHKRRFALEPLAELAPHVKHPVLGVPVKELLARLDPQDVRRLLATQWPDLSPLVNES